The Terriglobales bacterium genome has a window encoding:
- a CDS encoding zf-HC2 domain-containing protein, with the protein MTCNDIQSRLSSYVDTALPGSEQRAVREHLEACAVCRSEHQGLELTRQLVAAVGRRKAPADLALRIELALSRERAERQRRTLEAFALRLEDSLRGLMFPAAAGVLSAVIFFGLLIGFWALPVVVNDPPLPSLSYTPPQLTAMPPESLGGDGNAIEVEALVDANGRVEDYRILTEGVDAKALQPQLDSIMIFTVFEPARAFGRPTQGRAVISFASINVKG; encoded by the coding sequence ATGACCTGCAACGATATCCAATCGCGGCTGTCTTCGTACGTCGACACTGCCCTGCCGGGCAGCGAGCAGCGCGCGGTGCGCGAGCACCTGGAAGCTTGCGCGGTCTGCCGGTCGGAGCACCAGGGACTGGAGCTGACGCGGCAGCTGGTGGCGGCGGTCGGGCGGCGGAAGGCGCCGGCGGACCTGGCGCTGCGCATCGAGCTGGCGCTTTCGCGCGAGCGCGCGGAGCGGCAGCGGCGGACGCTGGAAGCGTTCGCGCTGCGGCTGGAGGACTCGCTGCGCGGGCTGATGTTCCCCGCCGCGGCGGGCGTGTTGAGCGCCGTCATCTTCTTCGGCCTGCTGATCGGGTTCTGGGCGCTGCCGGTGGTGGTGAACGACCCGCCGCTGCCCAGCTTGAGCTACACGCCGCCGCAACTCACCGCCATGCCGCCGGAGTCGCTGGGAGGCGACGGCAACGCCATCGAGGTGGAAGCGCTGGTGGACGCCAACGGCCGGGTGGAGGATTACCGCATCCTGACCGAGGGCGTGGACGCGAAGGCGCTGCAGCCGCAGCTCGACAGCATCATGATCTTCACGGTGTTCGAGCCGGCGAGAGCTTTCGGGCGGCCGACGCAGGGGCGCGCGGTCATCTCGTTCGCCAGCATCAACGTGAAGGGATAG
- a CDS encoding sigma-70 family RNA polymerase sigma factor, producing the protein MKPMAGAGQLGELVSALAVRSEEASVVAELKSGSEEAYAWLIAHYHQPIYSVVHRILSDPADAADTTQEVFLKVFRGIKRFDGRASLKTWMYRIAIHEASNQRRWWFRHKSRETSMDAEEYADANGRTRQTRSLEEALADHEHTPFENLAHEEVRARVEMELRQVPEPYRTVVVLRDIEQLSYEEIAEVLETSLGTVKSRLMRGRAALKKRLARYVREAGESLGLESPQERPLKKSNRLADEVEVTK; encoded by the coding sequence ATGAAGCCGATGGCGGGAGCAGGGCAGTTGGGCGAACTGGTCAGCGCGTTAGCGGTTCGGTCGGAAGAAGCTTCGGTGGTCGCGGAGCTGAAGTCCGGCTCGGAAGAGGCGTACGCCTGGCTGATCGCTCACTACCATCAGCCGATCTACAGCGTGGTGCACCGCATCCTGTCGGATCCGGCGGATGCGGCGGACACGACGCAAGAGGTGTTCCTCAAGGTCTTCCGCGGGATCAAGCGGTTCGACGGGCGGGCGAGCCTGAAGACGTGGATGTACCGGATCGCGATCCACGAGGCGTCGAACCAGCGGCGCTGGTGGTTCCGGCACAAGAGCCGCGAGACCTCGATGGACGCGGAGGAGTACGCGGACGCGAACGGGCGGACGCGGCAGACGCGCTCGCTGGAAGAGGCGCTGGCCGACCACGAGCACACGCCGTTCGAGAACCTGGCGCACGAGGAAGTGCGCGCGCGGGTCGAGATGGAACTGCGGCAGGTGCCGGAGCCGTACCGCACGGTGGTGGTGCTGCGGGACATCGAGCAGCTCTCGTACGAGGAGATCGCCGAGGTGCTGGAGACGAGCCTGGGCACGGTGAAGTCGCGGCTGATGCGCGGGCGCGCGGCCTTGAAGAAGCGCCTGGCGCGCTACGTGCGCGAGGCGGGAGAGAGTTTGGGCCTGGAGTCACCGCAAGAGCGGCCCTTGAAGAAGTCGAACCGGCTTGCGGATGAAGTCGAGGTAACAAAATGA